The proteins below are encoded in one region of Rhodospirillales bacterium:
- a CDS encoding NUDIX domain-containing protein, with translation MANPQNCRAYGVLIRNGQVLVSAEHIAGVPVEKYPGGGVEPGETAAEAVVREYREETGLAIRILAELHDPGTMISPLTGRPYTPVYFLIDAEGEPAVPDCEPIAIGFVDPARVFASDRVAQPEKTALRLALAREAAREEAREEAREAD, from the coding sequence ATGGCCAATCCCCAGAACTGCCGCGCCTATGGCGTGCTCATCCGGAACGGTCAGGTTCTGGTCTCTGCCGAGCATATCGCCGGTGTGCCCGTCGAGAAGTATCCGGGCGGCGGCGTCGAGCCGGGCGAAACGGCCGCGGAGGCCGTCGTGCGCGAGTACAGGGAGGAGACCGGCCTCGCCATCCGGATCCTTGCCGAGCTCCACGATCCCGGCACCATGATCAGCCCGCTCACCGGTCGGCCCTATACGCCGGTCTACTTCCTGATCGACGCCGAGGGCGAACCCGCTGTGCCCGACTGCGAGCCCATCGCGATTGGCTTCGTGGACCCCGCCCGCGTGTTCGCCAGCGACCGCGTCGCGCAACCCGAGAAAACCGCCCTGCGACTGGCACTGGCCCGGGAGGCGGCCAGGGAAGAAGCCAGGGAAGAAGCCAGGGAAGCAGATTGA